In Solea senegalensis isolate Sse05_10M linkage group LG18, IFAPA_SoseM_1, whole genome shotgun sequence, a single window of DNA contains:
- the si:ch73-103b11.2 gene encoding putative leucine-rich repeat-containing protein DDB_G0290503 isoform X2, with translation MAQILASEQAMTRMHNALEQEHSKEQKVEYRQSEATTCVQLKDSEDRRRELEACLLERNQAHRHMREVQRSEERLQDVTARPCATEESQAVKEECLSKEQHSVQGSHDGQRQSLCGRLSQADMVEKELENSVLKAGHQVRALLRTGQNSQGNEYREKMLKLEKELTQKIDMVETLRKSMHRVEEKCHLTSCCQELLNPTADTDCEVNEFCKYPENEEAEYDTLQHSCERATLEFQKMSHFLGEKEEEIRQTKDLYERLVKHRERDLKEALIKMTVLSNSLEQTEQKLQAKEELLCQLSQRLAEKIEPCSGDKNLQSMLVVAEDHNAELEQHLNALQLGCADRHMERQQTPQQSKRGRLNTSPSSSPNTERTPKTEEPPDDKESNKCFSRIQCKKIINLEGVVRGHVCSALTARNISSDMPRTNDPEKFISITHHLEEQRSSQIDDMTKTDLRMTKENNHYLGKEFCCGSTTQSSAANNHYMNALACVENSQSKVRAFLLGSHDAAVSQLRSLSGIEKDLFKASLHIQRGQMMQEHTAGVQNQTSEVPESALWKETEIFETDDAKSKNRSVNADATIFNTLTKAELVYSKIQNLELCLELSEAFSNLYQREMALRAIIQASKSPDLKNVRKEVENRFFSSKQKLADIHAPDVAPYMEQIKMDAARDLAENTVGRHLAVRIVPFGDDSIELLQNAHDDLAKELQRQAAILHKYAQEIESGVNHPGQVKMTPGLFRHHNSHHHLSSSLCLREARTHAQVACAACRLQATHEQELGQSSQNMDAVVQQQAHNLSAIQEKYEAILQEGRLRFSQTVTTLQMEIQTLKSEICKRVNRLYQQQEHLALLEEHNKEHPEELKQLHQALTTLDIMDIVADGQRKLEVLLIDVDTVKKRHKHHVKKLEEHFEQWICELQHNHRKEIEKLLSQFVETIPCSKEVLQDNKGVIPMEDAQHVSKMDSIGFLKERIQDLETEMNFMRLEMENNHLDGDVSSLREKDQRDFDSLKSTCERGFATMEETHQRVIEDLQRHHQREISKLMEERERLLAEETAATIAAIEAMKNAQKEKMEKSQRSHLSGLNSDIDELHLQYEEELQSIQRELDVLSEQYSQKCLENAHLAQALEAERQALRQCQRYNQELNADHQELNNQLTAEITQKRSRVTGETSLSSLTQGKDVYELEVLLRIKESEIQYLKQEIHSLKDELQSALRDKKYATDKYKDIYTELSIVKAKADFDISKLKKKLLTATEALGGRSVDEAMTSGYDIMKSKSNPDFIKKDKAATSKQLRRIRSKTVTAQVSWDS, from the exons ATGGCTCAAATCTTGGCGAGTGAACAGGCTATGACTCGAATGCACAATGCGTTAGAACAGGAGCATTCAAAGGAACAAAAAGTAGAATATAGACAAAGTGAAGCCACCACATGTGTCCAGCTaaaggacagtgaggacagacGACGTGAATTAGAGGCCTGCCTATTGGAGAGGAACCAGGCCCATAGGCACATGAGAGAGGTACAAAGGTCGGAGGAGAGACTTCAAGACGTAACTGCTAGACCTTGTGCTACTGAAGAGAGCCAGGCTGTGAAGGAAGAGTGCCTGAGTAAGGAGCAGCACAGCGTGCAAGGAAGTCATGATGGGCAAAGACAGAGTCTCTGTGGAAGATTATCTCAGGCGGACATGGTAGAAAAAGAGCTAGAGAACAGTGTGCTGAAAGCTGGGCATCAGGTAAGAGCTTTGCTCAGAACTGGGCAGAACTCACAAGGGAACGAATACAGGGAGAAAATGTTGAAGTTAGAAAAGGAACTGACCCAGAAAATAGACATGGTTGAAACACTGAGAAAGAGTATGCATAGGGTAGAAGAGAAATGCCATCTCACTTCCTGCTGTCAGGAGCTTCTCAACCCGactgcagacacagactgtGAGGTGAATGAATTCTGCAAATATCCGGAAAATGAAGAAGCTGAATACGACACACTGCAGCACTCATGTGAGAGAGCTACCCTGGAGTTCCAAAAAATGAGCCACTTCcttggagaaaaagaagaagagatcCGACAGACTAAAGATCTATACGAGAGGCTGGTGAAACACAGGGAAAGGGACTTAAAAGAGGCACTTATTAAAATGACGGTTCTTAGCAACAGCTTGGAGCAAACAGAACAGAAGTTGCAAGCGAAGGAGGAGCTTCTCTGTCAACTGAGTCAACGTCTCGCAGAAAAGATTGAGCCCTGTAGTGGTGACAAGAATCTGCAATCCATGCTTGTGGTTGCCGAGGACCATAATGCAGAGCTAGAGCAGCATCTCAATGCCCTGCAGTTGGGCTGTGCTGATCGTCACATGGAAAGACAGCAAACTCCACAACAGAGCAAGAGGGGAAGACTTAATACGTCACCCTCCTCATCACCGAACACAGAGCGTACACCCAAGACAGAGGAACCCCCAGATGATAAGgagtcaaataaatgtttttccagaattcagtgtaaaaaaatCATCAACTTAGAGGGCGTGGTCAGAGGCCATGTGTGCAGTGCTTTGACTGCACGCAATATCTCTTCTGATATGCCACGTACTAATGACCCGGAGAAGTTTATCTCCATTACACATCATTTAGAGGAGCAGCGATCTTCCCAGATAGATGACATGACAAAGACTGATCTCAggatgacaaaagaaaataaccaTTACTTAGgaaaagagttttgttgtggtaGTACGACACAAAGTAGTGCTGCCAATAACCACTATATGAATGCTTTGGCGTGTGTGGAAAACAGTCAGAGCAAAGTCAGAGCTTTTCTCCTTGGCTCTCATGACGCCGCTGTTTCACAGCTACGTTCACTGTCAGGTATAGAAAAGGATTTGTTCAAAGCATCGCTGCACATCCAACGAGGACAAATGATGCAAGAGCATACAGCAGGTGTCCAAAATCAAACTTCAGAGGTTCCAGAGAGTGCCCTCTGGAAGGAAACGGAGATATTTGAAACAGATGACGCTAAATCCAaaaacagaagtgtaaatgctGATGCCACTATCTTTAACACTTTAACGAAAGCAGAGCTTGTCTACTCAAAAATTCAAAATCTTGAACTTTGCTTAGAGTTAAGTGAAGCTTTTAGTAACTTATATCAAAGGGAAATGGCTCTGAGAGCAATTATTCAAGCTTCCAAAAGCCCTGATTTGAAAAATGTAAGGAAGGAAGTCGAAAATAGGTTTTTCTCTAGTAAACAAAAGTTAGCTGACATTCATGCCCCTGACGTTGCTCCTTACATGGAGCAGATTAAAATGGATGCAGCTCGAGACTTGGCTGAGAACACTGTAGGCAGACACTTGGCTGTACGAATTGTCCCTTTTGGTGATGACTCCATTGAGCTACTCCAAAATGCGCATGATGACCTTGCTAAAGAGCTTCAGAGGCAAGCAGCAATCCTCCATAAATATGCCCAAGAGATAGAAAGTGGTGTAAACCATCCTGGACAGGTTAAAATGACCCCTGGTCTTTTCAGGCACCACAATTCACATCATCATTTAAGCAGCTCTCTGTGTTTGCGTGAAGCTCGTACCCACGCTCAGGTGGCCTGTGCTGCATGCAGGTTACAGGCCACACATGAACAAGAGTTGGGTCAGTCAAGTCAGAACATGGATGCTGTTGTTCAGCAGCAGGCTCACAATCTTAGTGCAATTCAAGAGAAGTATGAAGCCATTTTACAGGAGGGGCGTCTGAGGTTCTCACAGACAGTGACCACTCTACAAATGGAGATTCAAACACTTAAGAGTGAGATCTGCAAACGTGTGAACCGGCTCTACCAGCAGCAGGAGCATCTGGCCCTCCTGGAGGAGCATAACAAGGAGCACCCTGAAGAGTTGAAGCAGCTTCACCAAGCTTTGACAACACTGGATATCATGGATATAGTTGCTGATGGCCAACGAAAGTTGGAGGTTCTGCTGATAGACGTAGATACTGTGAAGAAGCGACACAAGCATCATGTGAAGAAACTGGAGGAGCACTTTGAGCAATGGATCTGTGAGCTTCAGCACAATCATAGAAAAGAGATAGAAAAGTTACTGTCTCAGTTTGTGGAAACCATTCCGTGCAGTAAAGAGGTCCTACAGGACAACAAAGGTGTTATACCAATGGAGGATGCGCAACATGTGTCCAAGATGGACTCAATAGGGTTTCTGAAGGAACGGATCCAGGACCTGGAGACAGAGATGAACTTCATGCGGCTCGAAATGGAGAACAACCACCTCGATGGAGACGTGTCCAGCCTGAGAGAGAAAGACCAGAGAGACTTTGACAGTCTTAAG TCCACATGTGAACGTGGGTTTGCTACAATGGAAGAAACACACCAGAGAGTGATAGAAGACCTGCAGAGGCACCATCAGAGAGAGATTTCCAAACTGATGGAGGAGCGAGAAAGACTGCTGGCTGAGGAAACTGCTGCAACAATTGCTG CTATTGAAGCTatgaaaaatgcacaaaaggagaaaatggaGAAGTCCCAGCGCTCCCACCTGAGTGGACTGAACTCTGACATCGATGAGCTTCACTTACAATATGA AGAGGAGCTACAGTCCATCCAGAGAGAACTGGACGTGTTGTCAGAGCAGTATTCTCAGAAATGTCTGGAGAATGCTCACCTTGCTCAGGCACTGGAGGCTGAAAGGCAGGCCCTCAGGCAGTGTCAGAGATATAACCAGGAACTGAATGCTGACCATCAG GAATTAAACAATCAGCTGACTGCAGAGATCACGCAGAAGCGTTCACGTGTCACTGGGGAAACATCGTTGTCCTCACTTACCCAGGGCAAAGATGTGTATGAACTAGAG GTGTTGCTGCGCATTAAGGAGTCAGAGATCCAGTATCTGAAACAGGAAATCCACTCTTTGAAAGATGAATTGCAGTCTGCTTTAAGG GACAAGAAATATGCCACAGACAAATATAAGGACATTTACACAGAGCTCAGCATCGTGAAAGCAAAAGCTGACTTTGACATCAGCAAACTGAAGAAGAAGTTACTGACAGCCACAGAAGCTTTAGGTGGAAGGAGTGTCGATGAAGCCATGACATCTGGATATG ACATCATGAAGTCAAAAAGTAATCcagattttattaaaaaagataaagcAGCAACCTCCAAACAATTGAGAAGAataaggtcaaag ACTGTCACTGCACAGGTCTCATGGGACAGCTGA
- the si:ch73-103b11.2 gene encoding putative leucine-rich repeat-containing protein DDB_G0290503 isoform X1, which translates to MAQILASEQAMTRMHNALEQEHSKEQKVEYRQSEATTCVQLKDSEDRRRELEACLLERNQAHRHMREVQRSEERLQDVTARPCATEESQAVKEECLSKEQHSVQGSHDGQRQSLCGRLSQADMVEKELENSVLKAGHQVRALLRTGQNSQGNEYREKMLKLEKELTQKIDMVETLRKSMHRVEEKCHLTSCCQELLNPTADTDCEVNEFCKYPENEEAEYDTLQHSCERATLEFQKMSHFLGEKEEEIRQTKDLYERLVKHRERDLKEALIKMTVLSNSLEQTEQKLQAKEELLCQLSQRLAEKIEPCSGDKNLQSMLVVAEDHNAELEQHLNALQLGCADRHMERQQTPQQSKRGRLNTSPSSSPNTERTPKTEEPPDDKESNKCFSRIQCKKIINLEGVVRGHVCSALTARNISSDMPRTNDPEKFISITHHLEEQRSSQIDDMTKTDLRMTKENNHYLGKEFCCGSTTQSSAANNHYMNALACVENSQSKVRAFLLGSHDAAVSQLRSLSGIEKDLFKASLHIQRGQMMQEHTAGVQNQTSEVPESALWKETEIFETDDAKSKNRSVNADATIFNTLTKAELVYSKIQNLELCLELSEAFSNLYQREMALRAIIQASKSPDLKNVRKEVENRFFSSKQKLADIHAPDVAPYMEQIKMDAARDLAENTVGRHLAVRIVPFGDDSIELLQNAHDDLAKELQRQAAILHKYAQEIESGVNHPGQVKMTPGLFRHHNSHHHLSSSLCLREARTHAQVACAACRLQATHEQELGQSSQNMDAVVQQQAHNLSAIQEKYEAILQEGRLRFSQTVTTLQMEIQTLKSEICKRVNRLYQQQEHLALLEEHNKEHPEELKQLHQALTTLDIMDIVADGQRKLEVLLIDVDTVKKRHKHHVKKLEEHFEQWICELQHNHRKEIEKLLSQFVETIPCSKEVLQDNKGVIPMEDAQHVSKMDSIGFLKERIQDLETEMNFMRLEMENNHLDGDVSSLREKDQRDFDSLKSTCERGFATMEETHQRVIEDLQRHHQREISKLMEERERLLAEETAATIAAIEAMKNAQKEKMEKSQRSHLSGLNSDIDELHLQYEEELQSIQRELDVLSEQYSQKCLENAHLAQALEAERQALRQCQRYNQELNADHQQELNNQLTAEITQKRSRVTGETSLSSLTQGKDVYELEVLLRIKESEIQYLKQEIHSLKDELQSALRDKKYATDKYKDIYTELSIVKAKADFDISKLKKKLLTATEALGGRSVDEAMTSGYDIMKSKSNPDFIKKDKAATSKQLRRIRSKTVTAQVSWDS; encoded by the exons ATGGCTCAAATCTTGGCGAGTGAACAGGCTATGACTCGAATGCACAATGCGTTAGAACAGGAGCATTCAAAGGAACAAAAAGTAGAATATAGACAAAGTGAAGCCACCACATGTGTCCAGCTaaaggacagtgaggacagacGACGTGAATTAGAGGCCTGCCTATTGGAGAGGAACCAGGCCCATAGGCACATGAGAGAGGTACAAAGGTCGGAGGAGAGACTTCAAGACGTAACTGCTAGACCTTGTGCTACTGAAGAGAGCCAGGCTGTGAAGGAAGAGTGCCTGAGTAAGGAGCAGCACAGCGTGCAAGGAAGTCATGATGGGCAAAGACAGAGTCTCTGTGGAAGATTATCTCAGGCGGACATGGTAGAAAAAGAGCTAGAGAACAGTGTGCTGAAAGCTGGGCATCAGGTAAGAGCTTTGCTCAGAACTGGGCAGAACTCACAAGGGAACGAATACAGGGAGAAAATGTTGAAGTTAGAAAAGGAACTGACCCAGAAAATAGACATGGTTGAAACACTGAGAAAGAGTATGCATAGGGTAGAAGAGAAATGCCATCTCACTTCCTGCTGTCAGGAGCTTCTCAACCCGactgcagacacagactgtGAGGTGAATGAATTCTGCAAATATCCGGAAAATGAAGAAGCTGAATACGACACACTGCAGCACTCATGTGAGAGAGCTACCCTGGAGTTCCAAAAAATGAGCCACTTCcttggagaaaaagaagaagagatcCGACAGACTAAAGATCTATACGAGAGGCTGGTGAAACACAGGGAAAGGGACTTAAAAGAGGCACTTATTAAAATGACGGTTCTTAGCAACAGCTTGGAGCAAACAGAACAGAAGTTGCAAGCGAAGGAGGAGCTTCTCTGTCAACTGAGTCAACGTCTCGCAGAAAAGATTGAGCCCTGTAGTGGTGACAAGAATCTGCAATCCATGCTTGTGGTTGCCGAGGACCATAATGCAGAGCTAGAGCAGCATCTCAATGCCCTGCAGTTGGGCTGTGCTGATCGTCACATGGAAAGACAGCAAACTCCACAACAGAGCAAGAGGGGAAGACTTAATACGTCACCCTCCTCATCACCGAACACAGAGCGTACACCCAAGACAGAGGAACCCCCAGATGATAAGgagtcaaataaatgtttttccagaattcagtgtaaaaaaatCATCAACTTAGAGGGCGTGGTCAGAGGCCATGTGTGCAGTGCTTTGACTGCACGCAATATCTCTTCTGATATGCCACGTACTAATGACCCGGAGAAGTTTATCTCCATTACACATCATTTAGAGGAGCAGCGATCTTCCCAGATAGATGACATGACAAAGACTGATCTCAggatgacaaaagaaaataaccaTTACTTAGgaaaagagttttgttgtggtaGTACGACACAAAGTAGTGCTGCCAATAACCACTATATGAATGCTTTGGCGTGTGTGGAAAACAGTCAGAGCAAAGTCAGAGCTTTTCTCCTTGGCTCTCATGACGCCGCTGTTTCACAGCTACGTTCACTGTCAGGTATAGAAAAGGATTTGTTCAAAGCATCGCTGCACATCCAACGAGGACAAATGATGCAAGAGCATACAGCAGGTGTCCAAAATCAAACTTCAGAGGTTCCAGAGAGTGCCCTCTGGAAGGAAACGGAGATATTTGAAACAGATGACGCTAAATCCAaaaacagaagtgtaaatgctGATGCCACTATCTTTAACACTTTAACGAAAGCAGAGCTTGTCTACTCAAAAATTCAAAATCTTGAACTTTGCTTAGAGTTAAGTGAAGCTTTTAGTAACTTATATCAAAGGGAAATGGCTCTGAGAGCAATTATTCAAGCTTCCAAAAGCCCTGATTTGAAAAATGTAAGGAAGGAAGTCGAAAATAGGTTTTTCTCTAGTAAACAAAAGTTAGCTGACATTCATGCCCCTGACGTTGCTCCTTACATGGAGCAGATTAAAATGGATGCAGCTCGAGACTTGGCTGAGAACACTGTAGGCAGACACTTGGCTGTACGAATTGTCCCTTTTGGTGATGACTCCATTGAGCTACTCCAAAATGCGCATGATGACCTTGCTAAAGAGCTTCAGAGGCAAGCAGCAATCCTCCATAAATATGCCCAAGAGATAGAAAGTGGTGTAAACCATCCTGGACAGGTTAAAATGACCCCTGGTCTTTTCAGGCACCACAATTCACATCATCATTTAAGCAGCTCTCTGTGTTTGCGTGAAGCTCGTACCCACGCTCAGGTGGCCTGTGCTGCATGCAGGTTACAGGCCACACATGAACAAGAGTTGGGTCAGTCAAGTCAGAACATGGATGCTGTTGTTCAGCAGCAGGCTCACAATCTTAGTGCAATTCAAGAGAAGTATGAAGCCATTTTACAGGAGGGGCGTCTGAGGTTCTCACAGACAGTGACCACTCTACAAATGGAGATTCAAACACTTAAGAGTGAGATCTGCAAACGTGTGAACCGGCTCTACCAGCAGCAGGAGCATCTGGCCCTCCTGGAGGAGCATAACAAGGAGCACCCTGAAGAGTTGAAGCAGCTTCACCAAGCTTTGACAACACTGGATATCATGGATATAGTTGCTGATGGCCAACGAAAGTTGGAGGTTCTGCTGATAGACGTAGATACTGTGAAGAAGCGACACAAGCATCATGTGAAGAAACTGGAGGAGCACTTTGAGCAATGGATCTGTGAGCTTCAGCACAATCATAGAAAAGAGATAGAAAAGTTACTGTCTCAGTTTGTGGAAACCATTCCGTGCAGTAAAGAGGTCCTACAGGACAACAAAGGTGTTATACCAATGGAGGATGCGCAACATGTGTCCAAGATGGACTCAATAGGGTTTCTGAAGGAACGGATCCAGGACCTGGAGACAGAGATGAACTTCATGCGGCTCGAAATGGAGAACAACCACCTCGATGGAGACGTGTCCAGCCTGAGAGAGAAAGACCAGAGAGACTTTGACAGTCTTAAG TCCACATGTGAACGTGGGTTTGCTACAATGGAAGAAACACACCAGAGAGTGATAGAAGACCTGCAGAGGCACCATCAGAGAGAGATTTCCAAACTGATGGAGGAGCGAGAAAGACTGCTGGCTGAGGAAACTGCTGCAACAATTGCTG CTATTGAAGCTatgaaaaatgcacaaaaggagaaaatggaGAAGTCCCAGCGCTCCCACCTGAGTGGACTGAACTCTGACATCGATGAGCTTCACTTACAATATGA AGAGGAGCTACAGTCCATCCAGAGAGAACTGGACGTGTTGTCAGAGCAGTATTCTCAGAAATGTCTGGAGAATGCTCACCTTGCTCAGGCACTGGAGGCTGAAAGGCAGGCCCTCAGGCAGTGTCAGAGATATAACCAGGAACTGAATGCTGACCATCAG CAGGAATTAAACAATCAGCTGACTGCAGAGATCACGCAGAAGCGTTCACGTGTCACTGGGGAAACATCGTTGTCCTCACTTACCCAGGGCAAAGATGTGTATGAACTAGAG GTGTTGCTGCGCATTAAGGAGTCAGAGATCCAGTATCTGAAACAGGAAATCCACTCTTTGAAAGATGAATTGCAGTCTGCTTTAAGG GACAAGAAATATGCCACAGACAAATATAAGGACATTTACACAGAGCTCAGCATCGTGAAAGCAAAAGCTGACTTTGACATCAGCAAACTGAAGAAGAAGTTACTGACAGCCACAGAAGCTTTAGGTGGAAGGAGTGTCGATGAAGCCATGACATCTGGATATG ACATCATGAAGTCAAAAAGTAATCcagattttattaaaaaagataaagcAGCAACCTCCAAACAATTGAGAAGAataaggtcaaag ACTGTCACTGCACAGGTCTCATGGGACAGCTGA